AATAGCTTAGGGTTTTGAAGTAATTGGTAATATACCAGCCATCAAAGATTTGTCCCCTAGGGGACAGCCCACTGGTTTAAATTTTGGGACTTCCACCTTGGAGGTATAAGTTTCAAACTTGGGATAGATTGGGGAAAGTTTATGGGATGAGGGGTGAGCTAGGCCTAGTTATCCTCCCAATGAAATTGGGGAAAATTTTAAGTAGTCAGAGATCTTGCTCCAGGCAAGCCTAGGTCTAGGTATGGTGATTGTCATTGCTCTCCCCGTTAAGTGTAACCCTTCTGTCTGTTTCTTGGATTAAGGAGTGAATAACTACTACATCTTTCTCTTTACTCCTAAATGGCGCAGTTGAGGcttttttaaaattgaaaggggATTAGGCAACGGGACCCCCTATCACCCATTCACCCTATCTTTTTGTCATGGTGATCAAAATTGTTTCAAATTTGGAGGACTGCTGCTCAAAGGGGGAACTGAAGTTTCATAATAAATGCAAGAAGCTTAACATCACAAGTTTGTGTTTTGCAAATGACATGCTGACCTTTTCTTATGGTAATGCTACTTCTACCCAAAGTATAAAGCTCTCCTTGGATCTTTTCCATTTGCATTCAGCACTCAAGGCCAATCCAGCAAAATCAACTATCTTTATTGCACATCCTCCTAGTGCCAAAAAGCAAGATATCATTCATATTCCAGACATGGCTAAGGGGAAACCTTCCCGTGAAATATTTGGGGCTTCCTTTGGCTGCAAAGAAGATTAGTAATCTATGCTTTTAGTTGGTAAATAAAATGTCCAATGGAATTAATAGCTGGGCCATTCCAGGAGACTTTAATCAATAAAATCAGTTTTGATGAGCATTCAACACTACTGGAGTTCAACTCTTTTTCTTCCCACTCCGGTCATTAATTGCTTGAGCAAAAGCTTAAATCTTTCGTTTGGAAAGGAGATGATTCTAATACTAACGGGTGCAAAATCAGTTGGTTTAATATTTGTAAACCAATCACTGAATGCAGTCAAAAACCTGGAGACGCTAAGTATGAGTTTTCAGGCAATGTTTCTCCGGcttacttcttcttcttattcctTTCTTTGAGTCAAATGTATTCACACATATAGGCCaaaatatgcaaaaatattttaataaagccTCCAGCACTTTGTGCTTGGAAGAGAGTTGGGAATTCTGAATACAATAACCCCCCATTTGGTTTGAGCAATCAGATTTGAAATGGAATCATATTTAAGGCTGTGATTCCAGCCAAAATACTAATTCCACCATTTGAGGGAATGGTGATTCCGCCACTACACATGGGAGTCACCATTCCGTGCCTGATTTTAACTTCTAGAGGGCCATTATAATCCtaaacaaatatatttaataCCACAAATATCCATTAACTAAACTTCCCAAATCATAATATAGAAAATGTCCTAGCATCAAATGCATCTCACTTGTCTCTTTGCTTGCCTGCTAGAAGAAGAACATCTTGGCCGCTGCTGCAACACAGACACCTTGTCCAGTGAGCTTCCTCTCCTTCCCCTCCCACcctcgccctctctctctctctctctctctctctctctctctctctctctctctctcccttcaccAGCTCCTACTCTTAGCTCTCTCTGGTGAGATCTCTTCCCCTCGTGGTGGCTGCCATATCTATTCCAGGTCTCACTTTTTTAATGTCAAAAAAGTGACCAATGACATATACCATTATAGGCACATTAACACACGGAGGCAGAGACTCCAACATTTTGAACGCCCTTTAAAGATTACATTTTGTAGAGTTTATCCATTCACgtgaattttttaataaattttcatcttattaatgctaattaataataatttaaaaacttGAAATTATGCCTTCAGGTTGTACAGCAGGATCAGCCACTGGGGGAAAGAAATCCAATCCCCTTGGAAAAGCACTAGGTTGAATCTGAACATTACCAAGCTATCCTGGCACACATTTTTCTTGTAAATGacaacataattttatattagaGATTTATCTGTCTGATTCCAGTGCTGCTTCTTGTGCATGATcacattatgtttttttttttgggtcttgtGTTTTCAAATTCCCAAGGACTCTTCTGATTTTACAGCTGTTTGTGCATATCTAAGGCAGATTTTTTACATCTAGTTGTTTATATACGTTTATATGATTTGATTTGCATATGATTGATTGCTGATTTAATCTACTTATGCTTTATATATGGTTAAATAGGCTGCCTGTATATGGTTTTATGGTTCTCAGTATATGCTGATTTGATCTGATtgatgtgtttgtgtgtgtgcgcgtACTCGTGTAGATGGGGGGAAGAAATACTTCAATTTTACATGGATATAATTCCTACCCTGCTGTTCATGAAACAAGCAGAAGAAAAAAGGGGAAAACATTATGTGGAAAATGCACTAGTTTTAATTTCCAACAAGATCAAGCCTGTGACCAGACAATCAATCAATACAAACACTAGGGCAGTTCTATCATTCAGTATTTTAACATGAAATTCTCCCCTTTTGTCTTGATCAGTAGGTTCCAATTTAGGAGTATTCcttatcatataaaattttacTCACTCCATGgcaaactattattattattattaatttttttgtgTGCGTGTGTGGTTACGTTGGTCTGAGAAAAAATTTACACTGTTATTAATGGAATTAATTGAGTTGTACACAGTAGGTAGTGCTTGTATAATGGAAATCAAGATTTTGTGAAAATGGGGTTGAAAAATGCTACAACATTATTTGTGTCCAAAATCTTCCAAGTGGTTGAGCTATCATTTGACGTTACTTTTTAGACTTTCAACGATGTTGCAATCTGAGGACTCATGACACTCTTCTTTTCAGTACTTAAAAGGCAGAAATCATTTATTTTTTGAATGTTTTTTCACTAAGCTTATTTATAGGAGGCTACTAATTCCCTGAAATTCCCCGATCAGTTAGCTAGTTGGGAGGTGGAGGTAAGGAATCTGGCATTCATGGGCAGAAACCTTCTGCTGTCATCAGTAAGATTACATGGGCTGTCTGCATCCACAGCGTCTGGATATCCAGAAACTCCTTTATTTTTGAGTACTTTCCTCTGAACTCTGATGATGTTTTGCAAATGAAAAATGAAGGTGCTAAGATAAGAATATCTTGGTTAAGAGATTTGCTTGTTTTTCGTAATTCCtcgtaaattttcaaaaaaaaaaaaaataagaagtaaataaaataaacaaaagatAGCTCAGTAAATTAAAGCTCCTAGTCACTCTGAACATTAAGTCGAAGAAAAACAGCAAAAACACCAATCACTTAAGACAATAGTACAGCGAAGAATTCCAATCTATCCAAAAGCAAATGAAGGGGAACAGAAGTATCCATTCCATCAAACATCAATTTTGTACACATCTCCACATGCAAGATGGGATTGCATGAAGgcaaaaaccaaaaaaccaaatcAAACTGCAGAACCAAATCAAACTGAGGCGAAAATGGAGGGATTAATTCTCATTCAATATTGATAACTtgtggatttaaaaaaaaaaaacatttttatttgGCAGGAAACTTATAATTTTTAAGTTAATCAATTCAGTTTGGTTAATCTTTGGATATTGGCTCCCAAACGAGTTAACCATTTGAAATGATTCAGTTTTAGGTGAACCAAAACTTTTGTTCAGTTAATGGTTTAAGGGCATAGTTCAGGTAACCAAACCAGCTCAACTCATGTTGCACGTGAGGGGTGAGTACGGTTAGACCTAACTCCTAACAGCTCAAAATTCTGGGACAATTTGTAATCTAGCAATTGAGAAAGGGCGCATCTACTCATTTATGATATAAAATCCTATATCCAAGCaaactttaaaaatttttgaagattttaGATCTAAATAAACAGTTTGCCACAAATTCAAATGTAAAAACAGACAGAAATCGGGCTCACCTTGATCACGGAGGCACAGAGCTGCACAAGTAGCAGTTGCAGCATTTTGAAGTTGGTGAGCTCCAAGCATGCGCAATTTCACATCATATAACTCAATGGACTGTAGATTAATGAAGTATAATATCTTAAACACTCAAAAATCTTAACAACCAATAACAATAACTATTTACCAGCAACAATTAAGGAAAAGGAAGGAAAATGTTTCATTAAGACTTTGGGAAATACGATCAAAAGGATCTCAGGAGTAATGAATCAAGAGAATACCAACTGAAAGTCCCTCTCAATATGCATCAGCATATCGCAAGATTGGAAACGTCTGCCATTCAATGTGCTGAGGCCCTTTACGGTACTCCTATTTCCAGGATCAGAGGCTGATACTATGGGTGAACGCATAGAGGATGCTTTATCACGAAGTAAGCACTCAATATTTGGAAGAAATGGACCACCCAATACCAGCTGAAAAAGTTCAACTATaagattcaatttttattttaaaaagagaGCATAAAAAATATTAGACATTCGGAAGAAATGTGTAGGGAGAACCACCTAACTGGACGGCCATGTTTGATTATTCCTGACTTGGCCAATGCAATGCTTTCCAAGGAACCCCCCAGTGCAGCCAAATGTTCCTCACTTATTGTTGTAATGACTGATGCAGCGAGTCCTGAACTAGGTATAACATTTGTAGCATCCCTAGCTCCCCCCAACCCAGCCtacattaaaataaataatacaaatgtAAGTATCACAATCCTCCTACTCCTATCATGAAATAGAAATAAATGCAAATTCTGaaaacatagaaaaaaaaaatattcaaggaaagcaaaaataaaaagtGGAACATTTTCAGCATTgcaccaaaaaataaaaagttgaaATGCATGATGTGAGGTTCGGACAAAGTATTGATCAAACAGAGAGGAAAAAAAAGGTTTAAGAGAAAGAAAATGTTAACCTCGATAACTGCAATATCAACATTTTCTTGAGCAAATAGACTGAATGCCATAGCTGTAAGAACCTGGGATGATCATTTGCAAGTgcaaaagaaattaaataaagtggGAACATGAATTTTAATAGCAGTGATACCATGTTTAGACTACAACATACGAAGAGTGCAAACATTCAAAATCATTTAAATTTCAGCCtgagaaaacataaaaataacaaCATTTTTGCAAGTGATAATAGACCAAATTCCATAGCTGCAAGAGCCTGGAATGATCATTATCAAGAgcaaaagaaatttaaataaagTGGGAACATGAATTTTAGCAGCAGTGATGCTATGTTTAGACTACAGCATACTAAGAGTGCAAGCATTCAAAATCATTTAAATTTCAGCaatagaaaacataaaaataacaaCAGTTTTGCAAGTGATCACTTTCAAAcagtttttttttgggggggagtGGCGTGGGGGGTGCTGGGAGAAATCATGGGAACAAGGCAGATCAAGTAATTTATCCACCTACATATTCCAAAAGCAGGCTTTCATGATGCAAAGTTGCAGCAATGCCAATCATACCAACAATGacataaaatgaagaaataaatacaTAAAAGGAAAAATAACAAAAGAGGGAAACACTGCTCAAATATAATGGATAATATAATGGATAAATACCAAATCTGATGAATTTCATAGCATAGTAGTGATTTTTCTTATCTTTATCACTACAATGTGTTATTTTTCCAATAAAAATAGGAATACAAATGTTGTGCACAAGTTGATACCTCAAAATGACTCAAGCGCCCATTCTCAAGTTCCATTGCCTGGTCAAGTATTTTTCTGATCCTCCTAAAAAGACAATTCAATGCCTTTCCTGACACTGGCTCCCCAAATCTTCCAAGGGATATACGTTCCCTAATAGTCTGAATATGTGGACTACTTAAAGAAAATGGAACCAGTAAGATGAAAGGAtgaaatacaagaaaaaaaaaaaaaatacagctCAAGATATTCATCTCTGTTGATGTTGCATCTAAGATGAATAAATACAATGGAAGGAAAAAAAAGGGCCATACCTGGTATAACAACCAACAGAATACCCTCCAGCCTGTAAAATATTAGAAAGAAATGCAGCAGTTGATCCCTTTCCTTTGGTACCAGCAATGTGAACAGCCTAAAATTGATATGCTAGTCATTTACACTcatgataaaattaaaaattaagatctgaatctttttcttttttgtcttttttttcaaaaaaaggtGCCAAAACTCAAAGAGACATTGATTCATGAGAGCTTTAAAACCCAACCAGAGTGGTCAATTAAATTAATCTACAGAAATAAATATAGGTGCTCATAGTTTCACCTCCAACAAAAATGTGGGTGCCTATACTTCAACAGCATTAGTAAGCTCAGCAATGAACCAGCTCATCAGAAGAATCTTTCTGGTCAAGAACATTTAGCATTacctttttataattttattaactCTTTCTCTTCCTTGTGGGAGCAAAAAATCAATCCACTTTTGCTTTTGAAAGCAATAAAGGTGCTTTCAAAATGCTAACCAAATAATTCAAAGAATCAAATTATCCTGTCCACAAGTTTGACTAATTCTCTAAACAGCATCTCACAGCCTCTTTTGCGAAGCTTGATAATAAAAATCAGACTATCATATTAACCAATGCCTATACTATAAACTCGAACCATACATAGAACAAAAGTATCACATATAAATCCAGAGCAACTCATCCTATATTATGAGTGACAACTTTGAAATTACCTTTCTTGTTTATAAAACCTCCTAATTTTGAAATCAATGGTTATAATTTGAAGAAACAAAATCAAACCTTGAAGCCGGACTGGGGGTTACCAAGGCATTCCATCAAGCGGTTCATCCGACCCAGATCAAACCCATCCTCTGAATCCGTACCAGCGCCTCTTGGCACTCCACATTTCTCATAGTTCTTCAGATTATCCAAGTAATCAACAAAGTCTTTCAGCTCTGGGTCTTCCGCAGAGGTATGTAACCCTTGCTTGAACTCCGGTTTCTCAAAAACAAATGCTCTCCTCCGAAAGTGGGTGCATGGACCAAGTAGCCTAGAAACCTTCATAATGTTTCTTTCTCAGAAAAGAAAAGACTTGAATCATAGGAAATCTGTGCAAAACATTGAAAGGTATATATTTGTAAACAAACAGAAATGTTTGTTAAAAAATTAGTTTCTCTTTCAGTTTCATTACCTTCACTTTCTCTTTTTCATGGTTTTTTTCCCTGATCTTCTTTCTAGAAAGTtcctttttttctatttcttcccAACCAAAGTGGCTATTAGGATTACAATTTTAAGTCAAACAAGTGTCGTTTTACTCGCTCTTCTTTAAGCTCTGTCAAATGCAATTATTATAGAGTTTTTTAAATATGTacttatatattttgataataaaacttcttcattaagaaaagaagaaattgCAAGAAGAAGAGGATAAGATATTCACCACATTTAATTTAATCAAAAAGTAACTTATGACAAGAACCATGCCAAGCACAAATACAAAAGAGGGCAGATAGAGGCTTTGGATCCCCCCTCCCCTTCCCCTCTCTTTTAAAGTTACATATACACAGTGGCAGACAAGAGCCATGACAAAGGACAAATATAAAAGGCAGAAGACAGAGGacttcaacccccccccccccccccaaaaacctTTCCCCTCTCTtctaaagttatatatatacacatacacacatccATGGTGGttagtttaataaaaaaattcatgAGGAATATAAACTATAAAGGGAAAAATgtcaatgatttgaaaaataatttatggCAGTTGCAATGCTTTAAGCACTGTATGTATAGAATTTACACAATCTTGTGATAACACAAAGAACTTCCTTCTTTATACAGTCTTcatctttatttttgtttcctttgctaaaattttcttattcttttttttctcaTCTTCATCTTATTTATTTGCAAACTGTGAAGAACAAATCTATAATATAAAAATAGAAAcatgttttgtttttgtttttgttttccatctattacGACTAACTTGgacatatatttaatttttttcatatatcTTTTATCCAAGCCCCTATGAATATTAAACCTTAGCTTCTTCCCTGGCCATCTcccaacatgtatatatatgaaataactgCTGCCAAAGGCTCACTATAAAAAACTAAAggactttttaaatttaaaaatatttgataaatatttttaaatggttGTTATAAACAGTTGAAATGATTCCATGTTGGTAAATATTGTATAGaaattatgttgactttttgagtcaatccctgttttgatgctgacaaagcacaaggatCTAATGTGTGTGTCTAATACTGAACAGGTTAataattcagaacacacacatggaAGAGGGTCATGGAAGCCAGAAGGAACTCAAAGAACACATAtacctggcatattccatgaagtgaagagcaaagaagaagaagaagaagaagacatttggtttaaattgtaaatgtattttgttttccatttggtctgtaataatgcattacaTACATGATGTGGATGAAAGCTTAGAACGACCATAGACataccctagggaccaacacattccataaaaaaaaaaatttcttaaataactaattggttagggtcaaagattagagctgaaatgaattttacaaaaaCTTCAATCGACCGATGTTGGAGtttttggcttaattaaaaagctcAGTTAACCAACCGAATTTGAACTAA
The Malania oleifera isolate guangnan ecotype guangnan chromosome 13, ASM2987363v1, whole genome shotgun sequence DNA segment above includes these coding regions:
- the LOC131145430 gene encoding dihydrofolate synthetase isoform X11, yielding MNRLMECLGNPQSGFKAGGYSVGCYTSPHIQTIRERISLGRFGEPVSGKALNCLFRRIRKILDQAMELENGRLSHFEVLTAMAFSLFAQENVDIAVIEAGLGGARDATNVIPSSGLAASVITTISEEHLAALGGSLESIALAKSGIIKHGRPLVLGGPFLPNIECLLRDKASSMRSPIVSASDPGNRSTVKGLSTLNGRRFQSCDMLMHIERDFQLSIELYDVKLRMLGAHQLQNAATATCAALCLRDQGWRISDGSIRAGLEHTYMLGRCQFLAPKEAEALGLPGATILLDGAHTKESAKALVDTIGMTFPNTLVALLVAMASDKDHLAFAREILSGRRLEAVFLTEVDIAGSKSRTTPASSLGKIWKQASEELGIDIIHDGMGEYRKLFWDQEVCPAGEFGRKTILATESSFLVSMRAANQILRARSGDQSGIIVVTGSLHIVSSVLASFHG
- the LOC131145430 gene encoding dihydrofolate synthetase isoform X5; the protein is MKVSRLLGPCTHFRRRAFVFEKPEFKQGLHTSAEDPELKDFVDYLDNLKNYEKCGVPRGAGTDSEDGFDLGRMNRLMECLGNPQSGFKAVHIAGTKGKGSTAAFLSNILQAGGYSVGCYTSPHIQTIRERISLGRFGEPVSGKALNCLFRRIRKILDQAMELENGRLSHFEVLTAMAFSLFAQENVDIAVIEAGLGGARDATNVIPSSGLAASVITTISEEHLAALGGSLESIALAKSGIIKHGRPLVLGGPFLPNIECLLRDKASSMRSPIVSASDPGNRSTVKGLSTLNGRRFQSCDMLMHIERDFQLSIELYDVKLRMLGAHQLQNAATATCAALCLRDQGWRISDGSIRAGLEHTYMLGRCQFLAPKEAEALGLPGATILLDGAHTKESAKALVDTIGMTFPNTLVALLVAMASDKDHLAFAREILSGRRLEAVFLTEVDIAGSKSRTTPASSLGKIWKQASEELGIDIIHDGMGEYRKLFWDQEVCPAGEFGRKTILATESSFLVSMRAANQILRARSGDQSE
- the LOC131145430 gene encoding dihydrofolate synthetase isoform X2, coding for MKVSRLLGPCTHFRRRAFVFEKPEFKQGLHTSAEDPELKDFVDYLDNLKNYEKCGVPRGAGTDSEDGFDLGRMNRLMECLGNPQSGFKAVHIAGTKGKGSTAAFLSNILQAGGYSVGCYTSPHIQTIRERISLGRFGEPVSGKALNCLFRRIRKILDQAMELENGRLSHFEVLTAMAFSLFAQENVDIAVIEAGLGGARDATNVIPSSGLAASVITTISEEHLAALGGSLESIALAKSGIIKHGRPLVLGGPFLPNIECLLRDKASSMRSPIVSASDPGNRSTVKGLSTLNGRRFQSCDMLMHIERDFQLSIELYDVKLRMLGAHQLQNAATATCAALCLRDQGWRISDGSIRAGLEHTYMLGRCQFLAPKEAEALGLPGATILLDGAHTKESAKALVDTIGMTFPNTLVALLVAMASDKDHLAFAREILSGRRLEAVFLTEVDIAGSKSRTTPASSLGKIWKQASEELGIDIIHDGMGEYRKLFWDQEVCPAGEFGRKTILATESSFLVSMRAANQILRARSGDQSGIIVVTGSLHIVSSVLASFHG
- the LOC131145430 gene encoding dihydrofolate synthetase isoform X7, which encodes MKVSRLLGPCTHFRRRAFVFEKPEFKQGLHTSAEDPELKDFVDYLDNLKNYEKCGVPRGAGTDSEDGFDLGRMNRLMECLGNPQSGFKAGGYSVGCYTSPHIQTIRERISLGRFGEPVSGKALNCLFRRIRKILDQAMELENGRLSHFEVLTAMAFSLFAQENVDIAVIEAGLGGARDATNVIPSSGLAASVITTISEEHLAALGGSLESIALAKSGIIKHGRPLVLGGPFLPNIECLLRDKASSMRSPIVSASDPGNRSTVKGLSTLNGRRFQSCDMLMHIERDFQLSIELYDVKLRMLGAHQLQNAATATCAALCLRDQGWRISDGSIRAGLEHTYMLGRCQFLAPKEAEALGLPGATILLDGAHTKESAKALVDTIGMTFPNTLVALLVAMASDKDHLAFAREILSGRRLEAVFLTEVDIAGSKSRTTPASSLGKIWKQASEELGIDIIHDGMGEYRKLFWDQEVCPAGEFGRKTILATESSFLVSMRAANQILRARSGDQSAVLSINT
- the LOC131145430 gene encoding dihydrofolate synthetase isoform X3; translation: MKVSRLLGPCTHFRRRAFVFEKPEFKQGLHTSAEDPELKDFVDYLDNLKNYEKCGVPRGAGTDSEDGFDLGRMNRLMECLGNPQSGFKAVHIAGTKGKGSTAAFLSNILQAGGYSVGCYTSPHIQTIRERISLGRFGEPVSGKALNCLFRRIRKILDQAMELENGRLSHFEVLTAMAFSLFAQENVDIAVIEAGLGGARDATNVIPSSGLAASVITTISEEHLAALGGSLESIALAKSGIIKHGRPLVLGGPFLPNIECLLRDKASSMRSPIVSASDPGNRSTVKGLSTLNGRRFQSCDMLMHIERDFQLSIELYDVKLRMLGAHQLQNAATATCAALCLRDQGWRISDGSIRAGLEHTYMLGRCQFLAPKEAEALGLPGATILLDGAHTKESAKALVDTIGMTFPNTLVALLVAMASDKDHLAFAREILSGRRLEAVFLTEVDIAGSKSRTTPASSLGKIWKQASEELGIDIIHDGMGEYRKLFWDQEVCPAGEFGRKTILATESSFLVSMRAANQILRARSGDQSAVLSINT
- the LOC131145430 gene encoding dihydrofolate synthetase isoform X8, whose translation is MNRLMECLGNPQSGFKAVHIAGTKGKGSTAAFLSNILQAGGYSVGCYTSPHIQTIRERISLGRFGEPVSGKALNCLFRRIRKILDQAMELENGRLSHFEVLTAMAFSLFAQENVDIAVIEAGLGGARDATNVIPSSGLAASVITTISEEHLAALGGSLESIALAKSGIIKHGRPLVLGGPFLPNIECLLRDKASSMRSPIVSASDPGNRSTVKGLSTLNGRRFQSCDMLMHIERDFQLSIELYDVKLRMLGAHQLQNAATATCAALCLRDQGWRISDGSIRAGLEHTYMLGRCQFLAPKEAEALGLPGATILLDGAHTKESAKALVDTIGMTFPNTLVALLVAMASDKDHLAFAREILSGRRLEAVFLTEVDIAGSKSRTTPASSLGKIWKQASEELGIDIIHDGMGEYRKLFWDQEVCPAGEFGRKTILATESSFLVSMRAANQILRARSGDQSGVLGLRTRLILCLCQLCSRSTRKR
- the LOC131145430 gene encoding dihydrofolate synthetase isoform X4 translates to MKVSRLLGPCTHFRRRAFVFEKPEFKQGLHTSAEDPELKDFVDYLDNLKNYEKCGVPRGAGTDSEDGFDLGRMNRLMECLGNPQSGFKAGGYSVGCYTSPHIQTIRERISLGRFGEPVSGKALNCLFRRIRKILDQAMELENGRLSHFEVLTAMAFSLFAQENVDIAVIEAGLGGARDATNVIPSSGLAASVITTISEEHLAALGGSLESIALAKSGIIKHGRPLVLGGPFLPNIECLLRDKASSMRSPIVSASDPGNRSTVKGLSTLNGRRFQSCDMLMHIERDFQLSIELYDVKLRMLGAHQLQNAATATCAALCLRDQGWRISDGSIRAGLEHTYMLGRCQFLAPKEAEALGLPGATILLDGAHTKESAKALVDTIGMTFPNTLVALLVAMASDKDHLAFAREILSGRRLEAVFLTEVDIAGSKSRTTPASSLGKIWKQASEELGIDIIHDGMGEYRKLFWDQEVCPAGEFGRKTILATESSFLVSMRAANQILRARSGDQSGVLGLRTRLILCLCQLCSRSTRKR
- the LOC131145430 gene encoding dihydrofolate synthetase isoform X1, which codes for MKVSRLLGPCTHFRRRAFVFEKPEFKQGLHTSAEDPELKDFVDYLDNLKNYEKCGVPRGAGTDSEDGFDLGRMNRLMECLGNPQSGFKAVHIAGTKGKGSTAAFLSNILQAGGYSVGCYTSPHIQTIRERISLGRFGEPVSGKALNCLFRRIRKILDQAMELENGRLSHFEVLTAMAFSLFAQENVDIAVIEAGLGGARDATNVIPSSGLAASVITTISEEHLAALGGSLESIALAKSGIIKHGRPLVLGGPFLPNIECLLRDKASSMRSPIVSASDPGNRSTVKGLSTLNGRRFQSCDMLMHIERDFQLSIELYDVKLRMLGAHQLQNAATATCAALCLRDQGWRISDGSIRAGLEHTYMLGRCQFLAPKEAEALGLPGATILLDGAHTKESAKALVDTIGMTFPNTLVALLVAMASDKDHLAFAREILSGRRLEAVFLTEVDIAGSKSRTTPASSLGKIWKQASEELGIDIIHDGMGEYRKLFWDQEVCPAGEFGRKTILATESSFLVSMRAANQILRARSGDQSGVLGLRTRLILCLCQLCSRSTRKR
- the LOC131145430 gene encoding dihydrofolate synthetase isoform X9; the protein is MNRLMECLGNPQSGFKAVHIAGTKGKGSTAAFLSNILQAGGYSVGCYTSPHIQTIRERISLGRFGEPVSGKALNCLFRRIRKILDQAMELENGRLSHFEVLTAMAFSLFAQENVDIAVIEAGLGGARDATNVIPSSGLAASVITTISEEHLAALGGSLESIALAKSGIIKHGRPLVLGGPFLPNIECLLRDKASSMRSPIVSASDPGNRSTVKGLSTLNGRRFQSCDMLMHIERDFQLSIELYDVKLRMLGAHQLQNAATATCAALCLRDQGWRISDGSIRAGLEHTYMLGRCQFLAPKEAEALGLPGATILLDGAHTKESAKALVDTIGMTFPNTLVALLVAMASDKDHLAFAREILSGRRLEAVFLTEVDIAGSKSRTTPASSLGKIWKQASEELGIDIIHDGMGEYRKLFWDQEVCPAGEFGRKTILATESSFLVSMRAANQILRARSGDQSGIIVVTGSLHIVSSVLASFHG
- the LOC131145430 gene encoding dihydrofolate synthetase isoform X6 — encoded protein: MKVSRLLGPCTHFRRRAFVFEKPEFKQGLHTSAEDPELKDFVDYLDNLKNYEKCGVPRGAGTDSEDGFDLGRMNRLMECLGNPQSGFKAGGYSVGCYTSPHIQTIRERISLGRFGEPVSGKALNCLFRRIRKILDQAMELENGRLSHFEVLTAMAFSLFAQENVDIAVIEAGLGGARDATNVIPSSGLAASVITTISEEHLAALGGSLESIALAKSGIIKHGRPLVLGGPFLPNIECLLRDKASSMRSPIVSASDPGNRSTVKGLSTLNGRRFQSCDMLMHIERDFQLSIELYDVKLRMLGAHQLQNAATATCAALCLRDQGWRISDGSIRAGLEHTYMLGRCQFLAPKEAEALGLPGATILLDGAHTKESAKALVDTIGMTFPNTLVALLVAMASDKDHLAFAREILSGRRLEAVFLTEVDIAGSKSRTTPASSLGKIWKQASEELGIDIIHDGMGEYRKLFWDQEVCPAGEFGRKTILATESSFLVSMRAANQILRARSGDQSGIIVVTGSLHIVSSVLASFHG
- the LOC131145430 gene encoding dihydrofolate synthetase isoform X10, with the translated sequence MNRLMECLGNPQSGFKAVHIAGTKGKGSTAAFLSNILQAGGYSVGCYTSPHIQTIRERISLGRFGEPVSGKALNCLFRRIRKILDQAMELENGRLSHFEVLTAMAFSLFAQENVDIAVIEAGLGGARDATNVIPSSGLAASVITTISEEHLAALGGSLESIALAKSGIIKHGRPLVLGGPFLPNIECLLRDKASSMRSPIVSASDPGNRSTVKGLSTLNGRRFQSCDMLMHIERDFQLSIELYDVKLRMLGAHQLQNAATATCAALCLRDQGWRISDGSIRAGLEHTYMLGRCQFLAPKEAEALGLPGATILLDGAHTKESAKALVDTIGMTFPNTLVALLVAMASDKDHLAFAREILSGRRLEAVFLTEVDIAGSKSRTTPASSLGKIWKQASEELGIDIIHDGMGEYRKLFWDQEVCPAGEFGRKTILATESSFLVSMRAANQILRARSGDQSAVLSINT